The Morococcus cerebrosus sequence GACCATGCGAATACGGTAACAACTCGGTCCTGCCCGTAAGCGGAAATCCAGCCGCGACAGGCCCAGGCAGAAAGGGCGAGGATGACGAAAGTCCATGCCGCCAAGTCGCTCATCCCCGGATACAGCAAACCCATTGCCCGCGACTGTATCGCCCAATATACCGCCATCAGCAACAGTCCGACAGATACATAAGGCAGGCGGATATTGAGCAGGCCTTTATATGCCGAAGCCAATACTAAAATTGTCGCACCCAACAGGGAGCCGGCTTCAAGGTAGAAGCTCGGCAGTGGGCCTACGCGGTAAATCGACAGGAAAGGGACGGCGCAAACCCAGATAAAACAAACCCATAAAGGCAGCAGGCGGATATTCCATTCATTTTTAAGATGATATGCGGTACGGGCAAACATTATTTCCCCTCTTTTTTGTGTTGTTTGATAAATGCGAGGCAGGCGACAAAGAAAATTATGCAGGAGGTAAGCGACAATGCGGCGCACAGGCGTTCGGCAGGCGAAGCGTCAAACAGGCGCATGACCGCCTCGGCAAAATAAATCAGAATCAGCATAGAGCTGTATTGATAAGTATAAATACGGCCCTTGAGTATGCCGCCCAGCGGCAGGCATAAAGGCAGGGCTTTGAGGGCAAGCCATGAACCGCCGTTGCGCAAAGGCG is a genomic window containing:
- a CDS encoding DUF2069 domain-containing protein, with the translated sequence MNTSSKPSLPYLASCASLIFLILLSLSWELWIAPLRNGGSWLALKALPLCLPLGGILKGRIYTYQYSSMLILIYFAEAVMRLFDASPAERLCAALSLTSCIIFFVACLAFIKQHKKEGK